From the genome of Triticum aestivum cultivar Chinese Spring chromosome 3B, IWGSC CS RefSeq v2.1, whole genome shotgun sequence, one region includes:
- the LOC123072390 gene encoding uncharacterized protein: MSPPRRRRRLCFFPSRSVAILHAVHRTRHPHRWCWLRKRHTAAANTSGSKASSAQINHHQGGTDIPQVAENMKQQSLFDKLPEDILHHIHSLLPIQDAACAACVSHAFLRSWRCYSKLRLNDCALGLSHIEFEERKIYLIDKVDKILKNHHDKGVKVETLRLILTPCTNIKASYLDRWLRRTVKSGFKDLYLEMPLSMKKIYKFPCSVLSDEGAASSIQFLHIGSCTFHPTSTLGSLARLKTVRLSFVHTTEEGLEHLFSKSSILEELRIFACHGIICLKIPCTMQHLKRFHVQRCSMLRVVEIDAPNLCYFNYDSALPEIYVRNCSQLKHVQLSSACPSGVLFYARTSLPSIARNVESLILVGRSENANTPLLQSKLPHLKNLEIRLKAVLPKGFPPSYDFFSLVSFLDASPALESFTLHVNEYVMTHYPVVGDNDECPRQKLDLSHNRLRHMTITGFCSAKSLVELTVHILESTHSLERLTLDTTYDYNRCIQGPGTIGKCTTSSRIAKCWPMSKRGVDEAHRAVKTVGRYIAGRVPLAVQFELMGPCSRCHTGSR, translated from the exons ATGTCGCCCCCTCGTCGTCGTCGGCGCCTATGTTTTTTCCCATCTCGATCCGTGGCGATCCTCCACGCGGTGCACAGGACACGGCATCCGCATCGCTGGTGTTGGCTGCGGAAACGTCATACGGCTGCTGCAA ATACTAGTGGATCAAAGGCTTCGTCGGCTCAAATAAACCATCATCAAGGTGGTACTGATATTCCTCAAGTTGCTGAGAATATGAAACAACAAAGTCTTTTTGACAAACTACCGGAG gacatctTACATCATATACATTCTCTCTTACCAATACAAGACGCTGCTTGTGCTGCCTGTGTGTCTCATGCATTCCTGCGTTCATGGAGATGCTATTCCAAACTCAGACTCAACGACTGTGCGCTTGGGTTGAGTCACATAGAATTTGAGGAAAGAAAAATCTATCTCATTGACAAAGTTGACAAAATTCTTAAAAACCATCATGACAAAGGGGTGAAGGTGGAGACACTTAGGCTTATTCTTACCCCTTGCACCAATATCAAAGCCTCCTACCTGGACAGGTGGCTCCGAAGAACCGTTAAGTCTGGGTTTAAAGATCTTTACTTGGAGATGCCTTTATCCATGAAGAAAATTTACAAATTCCCGTGTTCAGTTTTGTCTGATGAGGGAGCTGCAAGTTCAATTCAGTTTCTTCACATCGGCTCTTGCACTTTTCATCCCACATCAACACTTGGCTCCTTGGCAAGGTTGAAAACTGTAAGATTGTCTTTTGTCCACACTACCGAGGAAGGATTGGAGCACTTGTTTTCAAAATCTTCTATTCTAGAGGAGCTCAGAATATTCGCATGCCATGGGATAATTTGCTTGAAAATACCTTGTACGATGCAGCATCTTAAGAGATTTCATGTTCAACGTTGCAGCATGCTGCGGGTTGTAGAGATTGATGCTCCAAACCTCTGCTATTTTAACTATGACAGCGCTTTGCCAGAAATCTACGTGAGAAATTGTTCTCAACTTAAGCATGTACAGTTATCATCTGCATGCCCGTCTGGTGTTCTTTTTTATGCTCGCACTAGTCTTCCGTCCATTGCAAGGAATGTTGAGAGTCTTATTTTGGTTGGTCGTAGCGAG AATGCCAACACTCCGTTGCTACAATCCAAGCTACCCCACCTCAAGAACTTGGAAATTAGACTCAAAGCAGTCCTCCCCAAAGGCTTCCCTCCAAGCTATGACttcttttctttggtttcttttcttGATGCTTCTCCTGCCTTGGAGTCTTTCACCCTACAC GTAAATGAGTATGTCATGACACACTATCCTGTTGTTGGAGATAATGACGAATGCCCGAGGCAGAAGCTGGACTTGTCGCATAACCGCCTCAGACACATGACGATCACGGGATTCTGTTCAGCCAAGAGCCTGGTTGAGCTCACGGTTCACATCCTTGAGAGCACACACTCGCTTGAGCGCTTGACGCTGGACACAACCTATGACTACAATAGGTGTATTCAAGGGCCTGGTACCATTGGCAAATGCACTACCTCAAGTAGGATTGCCAAATGCTGGCCGATGAGCAAGAGAGGTGTTGACGAAGCTCATAGAGCTGTGAAGACTGTTGGTAGATACATAGCTGGGAGAGTTCCATTGGCTGTTCAATTTGAGCTCATGGGGCCCTGTAGTCGATGCCATACCGGCAGCCGGTAG